One Cucurbita pepo subsp. pepo cultivar mu-cu-16 chromosome LG20, ASM280686v2, whole genome shotgun sequence genomic window carries:
- the LOC111783237 gene encoding transcription termination factor MTERF15, mitochondrial, producing MAGRILIRASAFRRLISTSNLTSSFQRIHHVVSAKAASTFSNRLKISPNQTDLLHKIGFTQSQISNFLSQNHLFLTNSNLQDIEASVAVLLSFKILPRDLVSMAIDCPAVLDLEFLRKWEASLSLIELRNVSVLMIRSMLVLSKRFQLDSCIFITTIDLLKRLGLSDATVTRVLEDYPEIVFSNEEDILRTIEFLMGIGIRRGEIDRIICLIPKVLGFRVDGRLKSLVGEFNELGFDQNVIVREIVREPRILATELGEISRCLELLSNLKCRNSIKEKIFRDGALRAAFQVKQRVDCLCKHGLIRTGAFKLLWKEPRLITYELENIEKKIDFLTHKMKFGVDCLMDVPEYLGINFEKQIVPRYHVIEYLDSKGWLGSQVGLREIIKPSRLRFYNLFVKPYPECGKMFGKFVGDNETKSPSRHPMGLWKVFKPQKHPESKEDTKNMKSFMESFI from the coding sequence ATGGCGGGAAGAATCTTAATCAGAGCTTCTGCATTTCGCCGGTTGATTTCAACCTCAAATCTTACCTCCTCGTTTCAGAGAATCCACCATGTTGTTTCAGCTAAAGCAGCTTCCACCTTCTCCAATCGTCTCAAAATTTCCCCGAATCAAACTGATCTCTTACACAAGATTGGATTCACGCAATCCCAAATCAGCAATTTTCTTTCACAGAATCATCTCTTCTTGACGAATTCCAATTTGCAGGACATTGAAGCTTCTGTTGCCGTTCTTTTATCCTTCAAAATTCTCCCGAGGGATCTCGTTTCCATGGCGATCGACTGTCCTGCGGTTCTGGACTTGGAGTTTCTGAGGAAATGGGAGGCAAGTTTGTCCTTAATTGAATTACGCAATGTTTCTGTATTGATGATTCGGAGTATGCTGGTGTTATCTAAACGGTTTCAGCTGGATTCgtgtatttttattacaacTATAGATTTACTGAAACGTTTAGGGCTTAGTGATGCTACTGTGACTAGGGTTTTAGAGGATTACCCTGAAATAGTGTTCTCGAACGAGGAAGATATCTTGCGAACGATTGAATTTCTGATGGGAATTGGAATTCGAAGGGGTGAAATTGATCGGATCATTTGTTTGATTCCCAAAGTTCTAGGATTTAGGGTTGATGGAAGATTGAAGAGTTTGGTTGGTGAGTTCAACGAGTTGGGGTTTGATCAAAACGTGATTGTAAGAGAAATTGTCAGGGAACCGAGAATTTTAGCCACAGAATTAGGAGAAATTTCAAGGTGCCTCGAGTTGCTTAGCAATCTGAAATGCAGGAACTCAATCAAGGAGAAAATCTTTAGAGACGGTGCTTTAAGAGCTGCATTTCAAGTGAAACAGAGAGTTGATTGTTTATGTAAACATGGGCTGATTCGTACAGGAGCATTTAAATTGCTGTGGAAAGAACCGAGGTTGATCACTTACGAATTAGAGaacattgaaaagaaaattgactTCTTGACCCATAAGATGAAATTTGGTGTTGACTGTTTGATGGATGTTCCAGAATATCTGGGAATCAATTTCGAAAAACAGATTGTTCCTCGCTACCATGTGATTGAATATTTGGACTCAAAAGGATGGCTTGGTTCTCAGGTTGGATTGAGGGAAATTATCAAGCCTAGCAGGCTCAGGTTCTACAACCTTTTCGTTAAGCCTTATCCAGAATGTGGGAAGATGTTTGGGAAATTTGTAGGAGATAACGAAACGAAGAGCCCAAGTCGGCATCCTATGGGACTATGGAAGGTCTTCAAACCACAAAAACATCCAGAATCGAAAGAGGATACTAAAAACATGAAGTCGTTCATGGAATCTTTTATTTAG
- the LOC111783534 gene encoding transcription factor bHLH52-like: MAALSFYSNFSSDPSSYHHQFHPFSPEISPELFHLPPPQLLPDPAFDYLPAAVDHSVFFPTATAPFFDDVSPFVFSDVYPYFPTPAVDSFVPVSAEFFPCDEFEFYCPKRQRVVMEQSFCYGGGGGNVGGDGGYFPLPEFFSDQWDGRLGNAEMMNKGDCLKGTLTPAPLPSPSPSSNNLSAQTIAARERRRKITAKTQELGELVPGGSKMNTAEMLSSAFKYVKFLQAQVAILQVKQETEQEQEQEQTETEDLQILESTMIQEKLYAEEKCLVPKGFVQNLVNSPEIQSNPSILNSINQILRTNSS, encoded by the coding sequence ATGGCGGCTCTTAGCTTTTACTCCAATTTCTCCTCTGACCCTTCTTCTTATCATCACCAATTCCACCCTTTTTCCCCTGAAATCTCGCCGGAGCTTTTCCACCTTCCTCCGCCGCAGCTCCTCCCCGATCCCGCCTTCGATTACCTCCCTGCTGCTGTCGATCACTCTGTCTTTTTCCCGACCGCTACTGCTCCGTTCTTCGATGACGTCTCGCCGTTTGTCTTTTCCGATGTTTACCCCTACTTCCCGACTCCTGCCGTCGATTCCTTCGTCCCCGTCTCGGCTGAATTCTTCCCTTGTGatgaatttgagttttattgCCCCAAACGTCAGAGGGTCGTGATGGAACAGAGTTTTTGTTATGGTGGTGGCGGCGGTAATGTAGGTGGTGACGGAGGTTATTTTCCTCTGCCGGAGTTTTTTTCCGATCAGTGGGATGGTAGATTGGGCAATGCTGAAATGATGAATAAAGGTGATTGCTTGAAAGGTACACTGACCCCGGCGCCGTTGCCGTCGCCATCGCCGTCGAGTAATAACTTATCGGCGCAGACGATTGCAGCCAGGGAACGGCGGAGGAAGATAACGGCGAAGACGCAGGAGCTTGGCGAGCTGGTTCCTGGTGGGAGCAAGATGAACACTGCTGAAATGTTGAGTTCTGCTTTCAAATATGTGAAATTCTTGCAAGCCCAAGTCGCCATTTTGCAAGTGAAGCAAGAAACAgagcaagaacaagaacaagaacaaacagaAACAGAGGATCTTCAGATTCTTGAATCGACAATGATTCAAGAGAAATTGTACGCAGAAGAAAAGTGTTTGGTTCCAAAAGGGTTCGTCCAAAATCTTGTGAATTCCCCTGAGATTCAATCCAATCCGTCCATTTTGAACTCCATCAATCAGATTCTTCGCACGAACAGCAGCtag
- the LOC111782511 gene encoding pentatricopeptide repeat-containing protein At4g21300 isoform X2, which produces MFYIFRSQFYFSVHRFLPRFSRLEFLFSTQSNYKNQISPTLFSSNAEAALTSIFQACNDHSLLRQGKQSHAHAIVSGIDRNGYLGSRILGMYVLTGSLEDAKNMFYTLQLGCSSTWNWMIRGFIMTGRFNYALLFYFKMLGAGISPDKYTFPYVVKACGALNSVKMGRIVHETVDLLGLKEDAFVGSSLIKLYAENGHLSDAHYLFDNIPQKDCVLWNVMLNGYVKNGNSGNAIKIFLDMRHSEIKPNSVTFACVLSVCASEAMLDLGTQLHGLAVSFGLELDSPVANTLLAMYSKCQCLEAARKLFDMMPQSDLVSWNGIISGYVQNGLMSEAEHLFRGMISAGIKPDSITFASFLPCVAELLSLEHCKEIHGYICRDVEMARKILRQSSSFDTVVCTAMISGYVLNGMNIEAVEAFRWLLQERMKPTSVTFASVFPAFAGLAALNLGKELHCSIIKNSLDRKCHVGSAVLDMYAKCGRLDLARRVFDRMTERDAICWNSMITSCSQNGRPSEAIDLFRQMGMEGTPYDCVSISGALSACANLPALHYGKEIHGFMIKGPLRSDLYAESSLIDMYAKCGNLNLSRRVFNTMQGKNEVSWNSIISAYGNHGDLKECLSLFHEMLKNDIEPDHVTFIGIISACGHAGQVDEGIRYYHLMTEEYRIPARMEHYACMVDLFGRAGRLDEAFETINNMPFPPDAGVWGTLLGACHVHGNVELAEVASKHLFDLDPLNSGYYVLLANVQAGAGKWKKVLKVRSIMKERGVRKIPGYSWIEVNNATHMFVAADGSHPLTAQIYSVLDSLLFELKKEGYVPQLYLPMHPQLLMSKSLSETALQD; this is translated from the exons ATGTTCTACATATTTCGttcccaattttatttttcagttcATAGATTTCTTCCTCGTTTCTCTCGACTTGAGTTTCTCTTTTCTACTCAATCCAactacaaaaatcaaataagcCCCACTTTGTTTTCGTCGAATGCAGAAGCCGCACTGACTTCAATCTTTCAAGCTTGCAACGACCATTCTCTTCTTCGTCAAGGTAAGCAATCTCATGCTCATGCCATTGTCAGTGGAATTGATCGAAATGGATATCTGGGTTCTAGGATTTTGGGTATGTATGTGCTTACGGGCAGTCTCGAGGATGCCAAGAACATGTTTTATACGCTTCAATTGGGATGTTCTTCGACTTGGAATTGGATGATTAGGGGGTTTATAATGACGGGTCGGTTTAATTATgctttgttgttttattttaagatgTTGGGTGCTGGAATTTCTCCTGATAAGTATACATTTCCTTATGTGGTTAAAGCCTGTGGTGCTTTGAATAGTGTGAAGATGGGTAGGATTGTTCATGAAACTGTTGATTTATTGGGTCTTAAGGAGGATGCCTTTGTGGGGAGTTCTTTAATTAAGTTGTATGCTGAGAATGGTCACTTGAGTGATGCACACTACCTGTTTGATAATATTCCTCAGAAGGATTGTGTTTTGTGGAATGTTATGCTGAATGGTTATGTGAAAAATGGGAACTCTGGTAATGctattaagatatttttggaCATGAGACATAGTGAGATTAAGCCGAATTCGGTAACCTTTGCTTGTGTTTTATCGGTTTGTGCCTCGGAGGCAATGCTTGATTTAGGTACTCAACTTCACGGGCTTGCTGTTAGTTTCGGGCTGGAGTTGGATTCTCCGGTGGCTAATACGTTGTTGGCTATGTACTCGAAATGCCAATGCTTAGAAGCTGCGCGTAAACTGTTTGACATGATGCCGCAAAGTGACTTGGTGAGTTGGAATGGAATAATATCTGGGTATGTACAGAATGGTTTGATGAGTGAGGCTGAACATTTGTTTCGGGGGATGATATCTGCAGGAATAAAGCCCGACTCGATCACTTTTGCGAGTTTTTTACCTTGTGTAGCTGAGTTGTTGAGTCTCGAACATTGCAAGGAAATTCATGGTTACATT TGCAGGGATGTGGAAATGGCACGAAAAATTTTGCGCCAAAGTAGTTCGTTTGATACTGTCGTGTGCACGGCCATGATTTCAGGGTACGTGCTTAATGGGATGAACATAGAAGCAGTGGAGGCGTTTAGATGGTTGCTGCAAGAGAGAATGAAGCCGACTTCTGTGACGTTTGCGAGTGTGTTTCCAGCGTTTGCTGGCTTGGCAGCTTTAAACTTAGGAAAGGAATTGCACTGTAGTATCATAAAAAATAGTCTTGATAGAAAATGTCATGTAGGCAGTGCTGTTCTGGACATGTATGCAAAATGTGGACGGTTGGACCTTGCTCGTCGAGTCTTTGACAGAATGACTGAAAGGGATGCTATATGCTGGAACTCCATGATCACTAGTTGTTCGCAGAACGGCAGACCAAGCGAGGCCATCGATCTTTTTCGTCAAATGGGAATGGAGGGAACTCCATACGACTGTGTGAGCATATCCGGTGCTCTATCTGCCTGTGCAAACTTACCTGCTCTCCATTATGGAAAAGAGATCCATGGCTTCATGATCAAAGGCCCTTTAAGGTCTGATCTTTATGCTGAGAGTTCACTGATAGACATGTACGCTAAGTGCGGAAACTTGAACCTATCTCGACGAGTGTTCAACACGATGCAAGGAAAAAACGAGGTCTCCTGGAATAGCATTATTTCTGCCTATGGCAACCATGGTGATTTGAAGGAGTGTCTTTCTCTGTTCCACGAAATGTTAAAAAACGACATCGAGCCTGACCATGTCACCTTTATTGGCATCATATCTGCTTGCGGCCACGCTGGCCAAGTCGATGAAGGAATTAGATATTACCACCTCATGACAGAGGAATACAGAATCCCAGCTCGAATGGAGCACTATGCCTGCATGGTTGATTTGTTTGGGCGTGCAGGTCGTTTGGATGAAGCATTTGAAACCATAAATAACATGCCATTCCCTCCAGATGCAGGTGTATGGGGAACGCTACTCGGGGCCTGCCACGTTCATGGGAACGTCGAGCTCGCTGAAGTGGCTTCAAAACATCTATTTGATTTAGACCCTCTGAACTCTGGCTACTATGTATTGCTTGCAAATGTGCAGGCTGGAGctggaaaatggaagaaggtACTCAAAGTACGAAGCATAATGAAAGAACGAGGAGTTCGAAAGATTCCTGGTTATAGCTGGATCGAGGTCAATAACGCCACCCACATGTTCGTTGCAGCCGATGGAAGCCATCCGCTTACCGCTCAGATCTATTCCGTGCTGGATAGTCTTCTTTTCGAACTGAAAAAAGAAGGGTATGTTCCTCAACTCTACCTTCCAATGCACCCACAACTTCTTATGAGTAAATCATTATCAGAAACTGCTTTACAAGATTGA
- the LOC111782511 gene encoding pentatricopeptide repeat-containing protein At4g21300 isoform X1: MFYIFRSQFYFSVHRFLPRFSRLEFLFSTQSNYKNQISPTLFSSNAEAALTSIFQACNDHSLLRQGKQSHAHAIVSGIDRNGYLGSRILGMYVLTGSLEDAKNMFYTLQLGCSSTWNWMIRGFIMTGRFNYALLFYFKMLGAGISPDKYTFPYVVKACGALNSVKMGRIVHETVDLLGLKEDAFVGSSLIKLYAENGHLSDAHYLFDNIPQKDCVLWNVMLNGYVKNGNSGNAIKIFLDMRHSEIKPNSVTFACVLSVCASEAMLDLGTQLHGLAVSFGLELDSPVANTLLAMYSKCQCLEAARKLFDMMPQSDLVSWNGIISGYVQNGLMSEAEHLFRGMISAGIKPDSITFASFLPCVAELLSLEHCKEIHGYIVRHGVALDMFLKSALIDIYLKCRDVEMARKILRQSSSFDTVVCTAMISGYVLNGMNIEAVEAFRWLLQERMKPTSVTFASVFPAFAGLAALNLGKELHCSIIKNSLDRKCHVGSAVLDMYAKCGRLDLARRVFDRMTERDAICWNSMITSCSQNGRPSEAIDLFRQMGMEGTPYDCVSISGALSACANLPALHYGKEIHGFMIKGPLRSDLYAESSLIDMYAKCGNLNLSRRVFNTMQGKNEVSWNSIISAYGNHGDLKECLSLFHEMLKNDIEPDHVTFIGIISACGHAGQVDEGIRYYHLMTEEYRIPARMEHYACMVDLFGRAGRLDEAFETINNMPFPPDAGVWGTLLGACHVHGNVELAEVASKHLFDLDPLNSGYYVLLANVQAGAGKWKKVLKVRSIMKERGVRKIPGYSWIEVNNATHMFVAADGSHPLTAQIYSVLDSLLFELKKEGYVPQLYLPMHPQLLMSKSLSETALQD; encoded by the coding sequence ATGTTCTACATATTTCGttcccaattttatttttcagttcATAGATTTCTTCCTCGTTTCTCTCGACTTGAGTTTCTCTTTTCTACTCAATCCAactacaaaaatcaaataagcCCCACTTTGTTTTCGTCGAATGCAGAAGCCGCACTGACTTCAATCTTTCAAGCTTGCAACGACCATTCTCTTCTTCGTCAAGGTAAGCAATCTCATGCTCATGCCATTGTCAGTGGAATTGATCGAAATGGATATCTGGGTTCTAGGATTTTGGGTATGTATGTGCTTACGGGCAGTCTCGAGGATGCCAAGAACATGTTTTATACGCTTCAATTGGGATGTTCTTCGACTTGGAATTGGATGATTAGGGGGTTTATAATGACGGGTCGGTTTAATTATgctttgttgttttattttaagatgTTGGGTGCTGGAATTTCTCCTGATAAGTATACATTTCCTTATGTGGTTAAAGCCTGTGGTGCTTTGAATAGTGTGAAGATGGGTAGGATTGTTCATGAAACTGTTGATTTATTGGGTCTTAAGGAGGATGCCTTTGTGGGGAGTTCTTTAATTAAGTTGTATGCTGAGAATGGTCACTTGAGTGATGCACACTACCTGTTTGATAATATTCCTCAGAAGGATTGTGTTTTGTGGAATGTTATGCTGAATGGTTATGTGAAAAATGGGAACTCTGGTAATGctattaagatatttttggaCATGAGACATAGTGAGATTAAGCCGAATTCGGTAACCTTTGCTTGTGTTTTATCGGTTTGTGCCTCGGAGGCAATGCTTGATTTAGGTACTCAACTTCACGGGCTTGCTGTTAGTTTCGGGCTGGAGTTGGATTCTCCGGTGGCTAATACGTTGTTGGCTATGTACTCGAAATGCCAATGCTTAGAAGCTGCGCGTAAACTGTTTGACATGATGCCGCAAAGTGACTTGGTGAGTTGGAATGGAATAATATCTGGGTATGTACAGAATGGTTTGATGAGTGAGGCTGAACATTTGTTTCGGGGGATGATATCTGCAGGAATAAAGCCCGACTCGATCACTTTTGCGAGTTTTTTACCTTGTGTAGCTGAGTTGTTGAGTCTCGAACATTGCAAGGAAATTCATGGTTACATTGTAAGGCATGGTGTAGCTTTGGATATGTTCTTAAAAAGTGCTCTAATTGACATATACTTGAAGTGCAGGGATGTGGAAATGGCACGAAAAATTTTGCGCCAAAGTAGTTCGTTTGATACTGTCGTGTGCACGGCCATGATTTCAGGGTACGTGCTTAATGGGATGAACATAGAAGCAGTGGAGGCGTTTAGATGGTTGCTGCAAGAGAGAATGAAGCCGACTTCTGTGACGTTTGCGAGTGTGTTTCCAGCGTTTGCTGGCTTGGCAGCTTTAAACTTAGGAAAGGAATTGCACTGTAGTATCATAAAAAATAGTCTTGATAGAAAATGTCATGTAGGCAGTGCTGTTCTGGACATGTATGCAAAATGTGGACGGTTGGACCTTGCTCGTCGAGTCTTTGACAGAATGACTGAAAGGGATGCTATATGCTGGAACTCCATGATCACTAGTTGTTCGCAGAACGGCAGACCAAGCGAGGCCATCGATCTTTTTCGTCAAATGGGAATGGAGGGAACTCCATACGACTGTGTGAGCATATCCGGTGCTCTATCTGCCTGTGCAAACTTACCTGCTCTCCATTATGGAAAAGAGATCCATGGCTTCATGATCAAAGGCCCTTTAAGGTCTGATCTTTATGCTGAGAGTTCACTGATAGACATGTACGCTAAGTGCGGAAACTTGAACCTATCTCGACGAGTGTTCAACACGATGCAAGGAAAAAACGAGGTCTCCTGGAATAGCATTATTTCTGCCTATGGCAACCATGGTGATTTGAAGGAGTGTCTTTCTCTGTTCCACGAAATGTTAAAAAACGACATCGAGCCTGACCATGTCACCTTTATTGGCATCATATCTGCTTGCGGCCACGCTGGCCAAGTCGATGAAGGAATTAGATATTACCACCTCATGACAGAGGAATACAGAATCCCAGCTCGAATGGAGCACTATGCCTGCATGGTTGATTTGTTTGGGCGTGCAGGTCGTTTGGATGAAGCATTTGAAACCATAAATAACATGCCATTCCCTCCAGATGCAGGTGTATGGGGAACGCTACTCGGGGCCTGCCACGTTCATGGGAACGTCGAGCTCGCTGAAGTGGCTTCAAAACATCTATTTGATTTAGACCCTCTGAACTCTGGCTACTATGTATTGCTTGCAAATGTGCAGGCTGGAGctggaaaatggaagaaggtACTCAAAGTACGAAGCATAATGAAAGAACGAGGAGTTCGAAAGATTCCTGGTTATAGCTGGATCGAGGTCAATAACGCCACCCACATGTTCGTTGCAGCCGATGGAAGCCATCCGCTTACCGCTCAGATCTATTCCGTGCTGGATAGTCTTCTTTTCGAACTGAAAAAAGAAGGGTATGTTCCTCAACTCTACCTTCCAATGCACCCACAACTTCTTATGAGTAAATCATTATCAGAAACTGCTTTACAAGATTGA